A section of the Malus sylvestris chromosome 17, drMalSylv7.2, whole genome shotgun sequence genome encodes:
- the LOC126611449 gene encoding senescence-specific cysteine protease SAG39-like, whose protein sequence is MEILNLQLWKYMCLGLILMLGAWSSQATSRSLKDASMYGRYEQWLARYGRVYNDINEMETRFKIFKENVAFIEFSNKGANKPYKLSVNQFADLTNEEFKASRNGFKGHECSTKTTSFKYENVTAALPATMDWRKKGAVTPVKDQGQCGCCWAFSAVAATEGVTQLTTGKLISLSEQELVDCDTAGEDQGCEGGLMDDAFQFIQQNHGISTETNYPYNGVDGTCNTKKEAIIAAKITGFEDVPANSEKALLTAVAHQPVSVAIDASGSDFQFYSSGVFTGTCGTSLDHGVTAVGYGVSEDGTKYWLVKNSWGAEWGEAGYIRMQRDVAAPEGLCGIAMSASYPTA, encoded by the exons ATGGAGATCCTAAACCTGCAGCTATGGAAGTATATGTGCTTGGGCTTGATCCTCATGTTGGGAGCTTGGTCTTCTCAAGCCACTTCTCGCAGTCTGAAAGATGCATCAATGTACGGGAGATACGAGCAATGGTTGGCTCGTTATGGTCGCGTATATAACGACATCAATGAGATGGAAACTCGTTTCAAGATATTCAAGGAAAATGTGGCGTTTATAGAATTTTCTAATAAAGGTGCAAACAAACCTTACAAATTAAGCGTCAATCAATTTGCAGACCTTACAAATGAAGAGTTCAAAGCCTCAAGAAATGGATTCAAGGGCCATGAATGTTCCACGAAGACGACTTCTTTCAAATATGAAAATGTGACTGCTGCTTTGCCAGCAACAATGGACTGGAGAAAGAAAGGAGCTGTAACCCCCGTTAAGGACCAAGGCCAATGTG GATGCTGTTGGGCTTTTTCAGCAGTTGCCGCCACCGAAGGTGTTACACAGCTTACAACTGGTAAATTGATCTCTTTGTCTGAGCAAGAGCTCGTTGATTGTGACACCGCTGGTGAAGACCAAGGTTGTGAGGGTGGCTTAATGGACGATGCGTTTCAGTTCATCCAACAAAATCACGGTATTAGCACAGAAACTAATTACCCCTACAACGGTGTTGATGGTACATGTAACACCAAGAAGGAAGCCATCATTGCAGCCAAGATAACTGGCTTTGAGGATGTGCCTGCAAATAGTGAAAAGGCCCTTCTAACCGCTGTTGCTCATCAACCTGTTTCCGTTGCCATCGATGCTAGCGGTTCCGACTTCCAATTCTATTCAAGTGGTGTCTTCACCGGAACTTGTGGAACGAGTCTTGACCATGGTGTTACCGCTGTTGGATATGGCGTGAGTGAGGATGGGACTAAGTATTGGCTAGTGAAGAACTCATGGGGTGCAGAATGGGGCGAAGCTGGGTACATAAGAATGCAAAGAGATGTTGCTGCACCTGAAGGACTTTGTGGGATTGCTATGTCTGCCTCTTACCCCACAGCTTAG